A portion of the Cellulophaga algicola DSM 14237 genome contains these proteins:
- a CDS encoding DUF5458 family protein — MANTSQNNQESHLSDKPFIDQIKEKSDGLAKFGGFDLLESAIDDVQNLNPERKARRKMFLTENGKKTERLALQKILELWSETLKSGDDILDQVQSADDKSKQSLELLNKNIKQALHESEELESSYRSVALFYKNTDLPSLKNVSIVNAELDQLTDLDNTRFFDHIREELVSKYDRLDLRENYSLMVLPGYLGSKSVVDKWAKLAHENKVTLVTDFAHLDEPDDVMEMFESANLASGDMYLSNTIMTCNWLVGRGKHAEVGEEEDLHVAPSGALAGKIYRTLMSQVTAGKKHGGLSEVDGVAFDLRKGEIANLENLGLVPMVNEYGKVMAFSAKTLFNGDNLGLQTYSVVRVFDYVTKVLMDFLNRRAFENFNAKTRNEIHKQIVQFLDGITGPDKLIENFEIKKFEQDPNQLDRILLDVRLKPYFPAKNFLIKMDGQKGDEGSEWDTDYEQQ; from the coding sequence ATGGCGAATACTTCACAAAACAATCAAGAGTCACACTTAAGTGATAAACCTTTTATAGATCAAATTAAAGAAAAATCAGACGGGTTAGCCAAGTTTGGTGGATTTGATTTATTAGAATCAGCTATAGATGATGTACAGAATCTAAACCCTGAACGTAAGGCTAGAAGAAAAATGTTCTTAACAGAAAATGGGAAGAAAACAGAGCGATTAGCATTACAAAAAATTCTTGAGCTTTGGTCTGAAACATTAAAATCTGGTGATGATATCTTAGATCAAGTACAATCTGCAGATGATAAGTCTAAACAATCTTTAGAACTTTTAAATAAAAATATTAAACAAGCACTTCATGAGTCTGAAGAATTAGAATCTTCTTACCGTTCAGTAGCGCTTTTCTATAAAAATACAGACTTACCTTCGTTAAAAAATGTCTCTATAGTTAATGCAGAATTAGATCAGTTAACAGATTTAGACAACACGCGTTTCTTTGATCATATTAGAGAAGAATTAGTTTCTAAATACGATAGATTAGATTTAAGAGAAAATTATTCTTTAATGGTGCTTCCAGGGTATTTAGGGTCAAAATCTGTAGTTGATAAATGGGCAAAATTAGCACATGAAAACAAAGTTACCTTGGTAACAGATTTTGCACATTTAGATGAGCCAGATGATGTTATGGAAATGTTTGAAAGTGCCAACCTAGCTAGTGGTGATATGTATTTGTCTAATACAATAATGACTTGTAATTGGTTAGTAGGTAGAGGTAAACATGCTGAAGTAGGAGAGGAAGAAGATCTACACGTAGCCCCTTCAGGAGCATTAGCCGGTAAAATATACAGAACATTAATGTCTCAAGTAACCGCTGGTAAAAAACACGGTGGACTTAGCGAGGTAGATGGGGTAGCTTTTGATCTTAGGAAAGGTGAAATTGCCAATTTAGAAAACCTTGGACTTGTTCCTATGGTAAATGAATATGGTAAAGTAATGGCTTTCTCTGCTAAGACATTATTTAATGGTGATAACTTAGGATTACAAACTTATTCTGTAGTACGTGTTTTTGATTATGTAACAAAAGTATTGATGGATTTTCTTAACCGTAGAGCTTTTGAAAATTTCAATGCTAAAACTAGAAATGAAATTCACAAACAAATAGTACAATTCTTAGACGGAATTACGGGTCCTGATAAATTGATCGAGAATTTTGAAATTAAAAAATTCGAACAAGATCCAAATCAATTAGACCGTATATTACTAGATGTACGTCTTAAGCCTTATTTTCCTGCTAAAAACTTTTTGATTAAAATGGATGGTCAAAAAGGAGATGAAGGATCTGAATGGGATACAGATTACGAACAACAATAA
- a CDS encoding conjugal transfer protein TraO has protein sequence MKYFLLLVILLVSNFIHAQAFSNSVMGTIGKFGEGYGGEMTFNTNLDEYSFTQIALDVSLSSYTSGEVSIPYSSYTVSYSYFTTLYATARRYKVLSIGAGLLTGYELVNGGNNAFSNIVFLDGQSKLIYGATVGAEIDVIISNRLSVVAKTSEFYHMNSDFGQFTNFTGIGIRYYFFR, from the coding sequence ATGAAATATTTTTTATTGCTAGTTATATTATTAGTATCAAATTTTATTCACGCACAGGCTTTTTCTAATTCCGTAATGGGTACAATCGGGAAGTTTGGAGAAGGATATGGAGGCGAAATGACCTTTAATACAAATTTAGATGAATACTCCTTTACGCAGATAGCATTAGATGTTTCGTTATCAAGTTATACGTCAGGAGAGGTCTCTATTCCGTATTCAAGTTATACCGTTTCCTATTCGTATTTTACAACACTTTATGCTACTGCAAGAAGATATAAAGTACTAAGCATTGGTGCGGGATTATTAACTGGTTATGAATTAGTTAATGGAGGAAATAATGCGTTTTCAAATATTGTTTTTTTAGATGGACAAAGTAAGTTAATCTACGGAGCAACAGTAGGAGCAGAAATAGATGTTATTATTAGCAACCGATTGTCTGTGGTAGCTAAAACTTCAGAGTTCTACCATATGAATAGTGATTTTGGTCAGTTTACAAACTTTACCGGAATAGGAATCCGTTACTACTTTTTTAGGTAA
- a CDS encoding DUF5011 domain-containing protein, whose product MKLNYRYIFTFLVSLAVIIACTKEVGLYTEVEFEISETHEADGFINTPLATSITVTPEELVEGYSYSYSYKINSGEGYFQDEAGTTIPEGDKIGLSPLSTALNYIATKIGDHSITFTAEDTFGFQEQVTASYTISDVPVTWTATGPSGQVLLGSSQDITVILGETTATGVTYERNYSFTRGTGTITSSPSEPSETLNEFVSITPGTFTLTYVATEIGQTTLEFLLRDSNGQEIVQTVSFEVVDELDTTAPVITLIGGDISLAVGETYTDQGATATDNLDGDITNNIVIVNPVDTSVPDTYILTYNVTDAAGNDAVPVTRTVTITSQEEDSTKPVIILIGDDITITVGDTYTDQGATANDDVDGDITSDISIVDLVDTNVAGTYTVTYNVTDAAGNEATEVTRTVIVSDAPDTTAPIITRNGPASISLTVGDTYSDAGATALDDIDGDITGDISSVDLVDPNIAGTYTVTYNVSDAAGNDATEVTRTVIVSPAPDTTAPVITRNGPASISLTVGDTYSDAGATALDDIDGDITSGINVIDPVDPNVAGTYTVTYNVTDAAGNDATEVTRTVIVSPQSIILPTVNAGANQIITLPANSVILAGSATDADGISNYSWTKTSGGAATIVTPTAATTSVNDLLEGTYTFRLTATDNLGSENFAEVEVIVNPQPITSVTFDLATGEYTAPAGSIVTVILYSEGSEKGNASVDVHTLSLNTAWNENEGEAFVEIEEGDFIMPLSGVVFFTGNHLEILGSSESYVTINNNEGPTMYFSLAMGLSMPQD is encoded by the coding sequence ATGAAGTTAAACTACAGGTATATTTTTACATTTTTAGTATCATTAGCAGTCATCATTGCATGTACAAAAGAAGTGGGACTCTATACAGAAGTAGAATTTGAAATTAGCGAAACGCACGAAGCAGACGGATTCATAAATACACCTTTAGCGACTTCAATAACCGTTACGCCAGAAGAACTGGTAGAAGGATATTCCTATTCGTATTCCTATAAAATTAATTCAGGCGAAGGATATTTTCAAGATGAAGCGGGAACTACTATTCCCGAAGGAGATAAGATTGGTTTGAGTCCATTATCAACGGCATTAAACTATATAGCCACAAAAATAGGAGATCACTCCATCACTTTTACGGCTGAAGATACTTTTGGTTTTCAGGAGCAGGTTACTGCATCTTACACTATCAGTGATGTTCCTGTAACTTGGACGGCCACAGGACCTTCAGGACAAGTACTTTTAGGTAGCTCACAAGATATTACAGTTATTTTAGGTGAAACTACAGCTACAGGAGTTACCTATGAACGTAATTATTCCTTTACACGGGGAACAGGTACTATAACTTCTTCTCCAAGTGAACCAAGTGAGACTTTAAATGAATTTGTTAGCATTACTCCAGGTACGTTTACACTAACCTATGTAGCTACCGAAATAGGACAAACAACTTTAGAATTTTTGTTAAGAGATTCAAACGGACAAGAAATTGTCCAAACGGTAAGCTTTGAGGTGGTTGATGAACTTGATACTACTGCTCCAGTAATTACTTTAATTGGAGGTGATATTTCTTTAGCGGTAGGTGAAACATATACCGATCAAGGAGCTACAGCTACGGACAATTTGGATGGTGATATTACCAATAATATTGTTATTGTTAACCCTGTAGATACAAGTGTTCCTGACACCTATATCCTAACGTATAATGTAACAGATGCAGCTGGGAACGATGCCGTACCAGTGACTAGAACAGTGACAATTACTAGTCAAGAAGAAGATAGTACTAAACCTGTAATTATTTTAATAGGCGATGATATTACCATAACAGTTGGAGATACGTATACCGATCAAGGAGCTACCGCAAATGATGATGTTGATGGAGATATCACAAGTGATATTTCAATTGTTGATCTAGTAGATACTAATGTAGCTGGCACTTATACAGTTACTTATAATGTAACGGATGCAGCAGGTAATGAAGCTACGGAAGTTACGAGAACAGTTATAGTTTCTGATGCTCCAGACACAACCGCTCCAATAATTACCAGAAACGGACCTGCGTCTATTTCCTTGACAGTCGGAGATACATACAGTGATGCAGGTGCTACTGCTTTAGATGATATAGATGGCGATATCACAGGTGACATCTCAAGTGTTGATCTTGTAGATCCTAATATAGCAGGCACTTATACAGTAACTTATAATGTTTCTGATGCAGCAGGTAATGATGCTACAGAAGTGACAAGAACAGTTATTGTTTCTCCTGCTCCAGACACAACCGCTCCTGTAATTACCAGAAACGGACCTGCGTCTATTTCCTTGACAGTCGGAGATACATACAGTGATGCAGGTGCTACTGCTTTAGATGATATAGATGGCGATATTACCAGTGGAATCAATGTTATTGATCCTGTCGACCCTAATGTTGCAGGTACTTATACAGTTACTTACAATGTTACAGATGCGGCAGGTAATGATGCTACGGAAGTAACAAGAACAGTTATTGTTTCTCCTCAGTCAATAATTTTACCAACAGTTAATGCTGGTGCTAATCAAATAATTACGTTACCAGCAAACTCAGTGATATTGGCAGGATCTGCTACTGATGCAGACGGAATATCAAATTATTCTTGGACTAAAACAAGTGGAGGTGCAGCTACAATTGTTACACCAACTGCAGCGACAACTTCTGTAAACGATTTATTGGAAGGCACTTACACCTTTAGGCTTACGGCAACTGATAATTTAGGTAGCGAAAACTTCGCTGAAGTGGAAGTGATTGTCAATCCACAACCCATAACTTCAGTCACGTTTGATCTTGCCACAGGAGAATATACTGCTCCTGCAGGTTCTATAGTTACTGTTATTTTATATTCGGAAGGTTCGGAAAAGGGTAACGCTAGTGTAGACGTACATACTTTATCTCTTAATACAGCTTGGAACGAAAACGAAGGTGAGGCTTTTGTTGAAATTGAGGAAGGAGATTTTATTATGCCCTTATCGGGTGTTGTTTTTTTTACTGGTAATCATTTAGAGATATTAGGTAGTTCAGAATCATATGTAACTATTAATAATAATGAAGGACCTACGATGTATTTCTCTCTGGCAATGGGCCTTTCGATGCCACAAGATTAA
- the tssD gene encoding type VI secretion system tube protein TssD: MSFLAKLIVDGQEYNVLHCNYNFEQPMDHTGKPSGKPRGGQIMITIESQGKSDLFHWMMEPEQTKDGAIIFYKRDALSRLQEVTFTQAFCVSLEEEFDAIDDVPMQKTIVISATTITIGDMTFENSWGE, encoded by the coding sequence ATGTCTTTTTTAGCAAAATTAATTGTAGATGGTCAAGAATACAATGTATTACATTGTAACTATAATTTTGAACAACCCATGGATCATACCGGTAAACCTTCGGGAAAACCAAGAGGTGGTCAAATAATGATTACTATAGAATCTCAAGGAAAATCTGATCTTTTTCATTGGATGATGGAACCAGAACAAACCAAAGATGGGGCTATCATATTTTATAAGCGCGATGCATTATCACGTTTACAAGAAGTAACCTTTACCCAAGCATTTTGTGTAAGTCTTGAGGAAGAATTTGACGCTATAGATGATGTGCCTATGCAGAAAACGATTGTAATCTCTGCTACTACCATTACAATTGGTGACATGACATTTGAAAATAGTTGGGGAGAGTAA
- a CDS encoding DUF4138 domain-containing protein has product MKKNYFFLIVFLIMCSISAQDTAKTLTIEANEFTTVTLFFPLSIDKVIPPASNYKFEMDQGKMLGTLKARKGPASNMTVITTDGKIFSILVNYSEKLDKYNYIINENQALGSKIPKAVENPITQTPSGDKIMPPKVTTTPGPIESPITTLVNTAPDKIDPIPDVSNSLLNKPKEDPIEYANSESDLYNSDREEYYRIFCENNYLQKSILKRSFRQNKKIIVRLNNILVDRDEIYFMLSLENTSKKDYNVNDLSFFIKESQRDNNPLILEPVHTFNLQKIIDRESDNEIVYVFKKFSLETNQILEIVLDEIDSSRFVLLPLDYKYLNLLSK; this is encoded by the coding sequence ATGAAGAAAAACTACTTTTTTTTAATAGTATTTTTAATTATGTGCAGCATTTCTGCTCAGGATACTGCTAAGACATTAACTATAGAAGCTAATGAGTTTACCACAGTTACGCTATTTTTTCCTTTAAGTATTGACAAAGTTATTCCTCCTGCAAGTAATTATAAATTTGAGATGGATCAAGGCAAAATGCTAGGTACCTTAAAAGCTAGAAAAGGACCAGCTAGTAACATGACTGTTATTACTACCGACGGAAAAATATTTTCAATACTCGTTAATTATTCAGAAAAACTAGATAAGTATAACTATATTATAAATGAAAATCAAGCGCTTGGTAGTAAAATACCTAAAGCTGTTGAAAATCCTATAACACAAACACCTTCTGGTGACAAAATTATGCCACCGAAAGTAACTACAACACCAGGTCCTATAGAATCACCTATTACAACTTTAGTAAATACTGCCCCAGATAAGATTGATCCAATTCCAGATGTTTCAAATAGCCTTTTAAATAAACCAAAAGAAGATCCTATTGAATACGCTAATTCTGAAAGTGATTTGTATAATTCTGATAGAGAAGAATATTACCGCATTTTTTGTGAAAACAATTACCTTCAAAAAAGTATTTTAAAAAGAAGTTTTCGTCAGAATAAAAAAATTATCGTTCGATTGAATAATATTCTAGTAGATCGTGATGAAATATATTTTATGCTTTCTTTAGAGAATACTTCTAAGAAAGATTACAATGTTAACGATCTTAGTTTTTTCATAAAAGAAAGTCAGCGGGATAACAATCCTCTAATTTTGGAACCCGTTCATACCTTTAATTTGCAAAAAATTATTGATAGAGAAAGTGACAATGAAATTGTATACGTTTTTAAAAAATTCTCTTTAGAAACAAATCAAATTTTAGAAATTGTTCTAGACGAAATTGATAGTTCTAGATTCGTACTTCTTCCCTTAGATTACAAATATTTAAACTTATTATCTAAATGA
- a CDS encoding DUF5018 domain-containing protein, which yields MKITTKYILGLIAILAVIIACTKEVGLYTEVEFEISETHVANGFINTPLATSITVTPEELVEGYSYSFSYKINTGEGYFQDETGNTIPEGDKIGLNPLSATLNYIATKIGDHSITFTAEDTFGFQEQVTASYTISDVPVSWTATGPTGQVLLGTSQDISVTLGNETTATGVTYERNYSFTEGTGTITSSPRGTSETLNEFVSITPGAYALEYVSTELGQTTLEFLLKDSNGQEIVQTVSFEVVDELSTEKEITSFIVNGVVGTISGTTIDVVLPEGTDVTALAPVITHTGASISPESETSQDFSNPVIYTVAAQDQTIQEYTVTLTVEGNEAKDITDFAIDGVDGIITGTNISVTLPAGTDVTSLSSTVTHTGASVNPTSGVAQDFTSPVEYTVTAADGTTKVYTVTVSLAPALSSDNNITSFSIDGVAGVISGTTITVTLPAGTDVSSLTPAIIHTGNTVNPDTGIAQDFTNPITYTVTAANLDTQEYSVTVIMPTLSDTKDITSFSIDGVAGVISGTTITVTLPAGTDVSSLTPAINDNGNTVNPNTGVAQDFTNPVEYTVTAADTTTKTYTVTAIISAAVNIDPVAIDDNFTVIENSPNNTLDVLDNDSDPDGTVLTIVALETPINGSATIAPGGQSILYTATTGNDRFDYTIEDEDGATTMGTIDVNVVPNENPTVEIDDLILIPNGNFPKTISFAVANSNDTDGTIENYEWNFGDPSSTGNIINNTDSNATSHTFNSAGTYNIVLTVTDNLGATGSDTVRITLEEPLAPDFTFTANTYQPQPIDGHTKGGPIELYFSINPNAALDGGNYIMTMETGKATLKINGSTYREVINIPMTTTPVIGPFTDLLFNNEVTVTFRVIEMISGIEKTRTLFFTYCDGLCP from the coding sequence ATGAAAATCACAACTAAATATATATTAGGTTTAATTGCTATTTTAGCAGTCATCATTGCGTGTACCAAAGAAGTGGGACTATACACTGAAGTAGAATTTGAAATTTCAGAAACTCATGTGGCAAATGGTTTTATCAATACACCGCTAGCGACTTCTATTACCGTTACACCAGAAGAACTAGTGGAAGGATATTCGTATTCCTTTTCGTATAAGATTAATACAGGCGAGGGATATTTTCAAGATGAAACGGGAAATACTATTCCCGAAGGAGATAAGATTGGTTTGAATCCATTATCAGCGACATTAAATTATATTGCTACAAAAATAGGAGATCACTCCATCACTTTTACCGCAGAAGATACTTTTGGTTTTCAGGAGCAGGTTACTGCATCTTACACTATCAGTGATGTTCCTGTTTCTTGGACTGCTACAGGACCTACGGGACAAGTTTTATTAGGTACATCACAAGATATCTCTGTTACTTTAGGGAATGAAACTACTGCAACAGGAGTTACGTATGAACGGAATTATTCCTTTACAGAAGGAACAGGTACAATAACTTCTTCTCCAAGAGGAACAAGCGAAACTTTAAATGAATTTGTTAGTATTACACCAGGGGCATATGCTTTAGAATATGTATCTACCGAATTAGGGCAGACCACGCTAGAGTTTTTATTGAAAGATTCAAACGGACAAGAAATAGTCCAAACCGTAAGTTTTGAAGTTGTAGATGAACTTTCTACAGAAAAAGAAATTACTTCCTTTATAGTAAACGGAGTAGTAGGTACTATTAGTGGAACTACCATCGATGTTGTTCTTCCAGAAGGAACAGATGTAACAGCCTTAGCACCAGTAATTACACACACAGGAGCAAGTATTTCGCCAGAATCAGAAACAAGTCAAGATTTTTCGAATCCTGTAATCTATACCGTTGCTGCTCAAGATCAAACGATACAAGAATATACCGTTACTTTAACTGTCGAAGGAAATGAAGCCAAAGATATCACTGATTTTGCAATTGATGGTGTTGATGGAATTATTACAGGAACCAATATTTCCGTAACCTTACCAGCAGGAACAGATGTTACCTCATTAAGTTCTACGGTAACTCATACTGGTGCTTCTGTAAACCCTACTTCTGGAGTAGCGCAAGACTTTACAAGCCCTGTGGAGTATACCGTTACCGCAGCAGATGGAACTACTAAAGTGTATACTGTTACGGTGAGTTTAGCCCCAGCTCTTAGTAGTGATAATAACATTACATCATTTAGTATTGATGGAGTTGCTGGCGTCATTTCAGGAACAACAATTACCGTAACACTTCCTGCAGGAACAGATGTAAGTAGTCTAACGCCTGCTATAATTCATACTGGTAATACGGTAAATCCAGATACTGGAATAGCTCAAGATTTTACAAACCCGATTACTTATACGGTGACAGCTGCTAACTTAGATACTCAAGAATACTCGGTAACGGTTATTATGCCTACCCTTAGTGATACGAAGGATATTACATCATTTAGTATTGATGGAGTTGCTGGTGTTATTTCCGGAACAACAATTACGGTGACACTTCCTGCAGGAACAGATGTAAGCAGTTTAACGCCTGCTATAAATGATAATGGAAATACAGTAAATCCAAATACAGGAGTAGCTCAAGATTTTACAAATCCTGTAGAATACACTGTTACCGCAGCAGATACTACGACTAAAACATATACTGTTACGGCTATTATTTCAGCTGCTGTTAACATAGATCCTGTAGCTATTGATGACAACTTTACAGTAATAGAAAATTCTCCAAATAACACATTAGATGTTCTTGATAATGATAGTGATCCTGATGGAACTGTTTTAACTATTGTAGCTCTAGAAACACCTATAAATGGTAGCGCAACGATTGCACCTGGAGGACAATCAATATTATATACGGCTACCACAGGAAATGATAGATTTGACTATACCATTGAAGATGAAGATGGAGCTACTACTATGGGTACCATTGATGTTAATGTAGTTCCAAATGAAAATCCTACAGTAGAAATTGACGATTTAATTTTAATACCTAATGGGAATTTTCCTAAAACGATAAGTTTTGCGGTGGCTAATTCAAATGACACTGATGGAACCATTGAAAATTATGAATGGAATTTTGGTGATCCTAGTTCTACAGGAAATATAATAAACAATACAGATTCAAACGCTACCTCACATACTTTCAATAGTGCTGGCACCTATAATATCGTTTTAACAGTCACTGATAATCTCGGAGCTACAGGGTCTGATACTGTTCGAATTACTCTAGAAGAACCATTAGCGCCAGATTTTACTTTTACAGCTAACACTTACCAACCACAACCTATAGATGGTCATACAAAAGGAGGTCCAATTGAATTATATTTTAGTATAAATCCTAATGCTGCTTTAGATGGAGGAAATTATATTATGACCATGGAAACAGGAAAAGCAACCTTAAAGATAAATGGATCAACCTATAGAGAAGTTATTAATATTCCTATGACTACGACTCCTGTTATAGGACCCTTTACAGATTTATTATTTAACAATGAAGTTACTGTTACATTTAGGGTTATTGAAATGATTAGCGGAATTGAAAAAACTAGAACTTTATTTTTCACCTATTGTGATGGTTTGTGTCCATAA